The genomic stretch CCGTTCTGGTTACGGCACTCGGCGCCTTTAGCACCATCTGGTGGCTGAATGGTCCCAGCACCGTCTCGTGCCAAGGGTTGGCTTGGCTTGCATCTCCTCTTAACATGAAACCCAGCACACAGTATAATCACAACAAGCATGACGAAATTGGCTCCATAAGACATCCAGGTATAAGGATGGTCATTGGTTTTAGAACACTGTGTGGGTTCCGTTGGCAAGGCATTCGATGTAAATTTTGCTCCGATATATTTATATTGGACACGCACAAGGATACGCCCCGTCCAGCTGTCTATTTCATAGTCATCGGAACTCACAATTTTGCCATTGAAGTTTAAGTACAGTGTGTGGTTAGGGAGGATGGTGACTTGGTCTCGTTCAAACACGAGCCAGGTGTGGCTAAGGGTACCGTTGGGGTGTAGACAACCGTTGGTGCCTTTCTCTGTGCCCCCTCTGCAGCCGAAAGCTTGACAGCAGTTTAGCCCTGGCAGCCTTATGTGACCATCACCACACTTGGTGTGATCTGTCTGTGGGTCGAGCTCAAACAAGGAGTCGTCTGAAGTGGGTTTGATGGTTTGAAGGCTAATCAACGATTGAATAAATTTTGCTCGTTCGCCGTCTTTCTCAACCGTTGTACGGGACACTCCGTTACAGAGGGCACAGTGGAAGTTCTTGTATGTTACTTGTTTTGTACCGCTCGGGGTATAATAGGCAGCGTACAGTGCACACTTCCGAGCGAGTGCAGGGTCGCTTCCTTTGGGACATTCATCCACGGTGGGAGAGCACTCCATCGTGTTGAACGCTTTCGTAAAATTCTTCCACTCAAACGCAGCGCTTCGAACTGTAGCATTGTACATGATACCCGCGTGCATCATCCAATAAACGTTTCGTTCGGCGTTATACATCATCATCTGCTGTTGGCTATCAGCACTCATGTTCCCTGGTGACGGTCCGACCCAATCAAGTTTACTGTGCCAGCTGTAAGCCTCGTCTCGTCGTCCCCCGTTGCAGTCTAGACAGTAACGGTTTCGATACAGGACCCTTGACGGCTCGTGAAAGGAAGGAATGTCAATGCTGTACTGGAACGATCCATAAGGAAAATCGCCCCTAAATTGTCCCTGGCATCTCTCTTTCATCCCCTGTCGAATGCGTCGTTCTGCACATGACACTATCACCCAAAACTGACGTCCACCACTTGGTAGCGGATTACACATGTAACGTACATGTGGTACATCTTTAGCAACGTCGATGCAACAGACCCCGTACCGATTGCAAGATGGGTCGCAAGAACAAATCGGTGTAATAAAGGTATCTTGAGATTGCCTGCAAGTATAGAAGGGAGATTCGCTGTGCACATTGGAGGCTTCTTCGCGAACCTCTTCTGGGAGATCAGCTGCTACTGGGGATGCAGCAGCGATAGACAGCCAGAGGATGAAGCAAAGTGCGATGAAACATGTTGCGTTTCGTGATGCGTGCTTGGTGCGCATGTTACGGAGCGGTACTGCCGACAGTGCGGCACGCACAGTAGAGTAGAATAGAGTATAGACAGCACCCAAGGTCCCTTGTGATGCAGGACACAACATGGCCAAGCACGGGTAGTCTTCACAGCACTGCCTGCACAAAAACAAACGGGTAACATGAGCTCTAGCAGGTAACATGGAATGAGGTGCTTTCTAATATGATCCATCCCATGACATCACAGACTCCAAGATGACACTTTGATCAACTCTGGTTCATAACGATTCTAAAATTGATATCATAGATGCTCTAAGCTAAGCTATGCTCTAATCTAACTATTTAATCTGCATATTATTAATGTCCCAGCGTATCGGACCCAGGTCTGGTCCCCCGGTAGTGCGTGGTGCCAAACTTCGTAGGAAGTGCAATGGTcaaaatgcccacatctgagtGGTAATTCATTAAAAGATAACCACCAGTTAGTTTGAACTACTCTCAGCGCCGATATGCCTCCTGGGGGTGAGGGTTTAATATaggtttgcaagaaaaaaacattgGAGAAGTAGACTGGACCACTCAGTCTgattcggcgtgaaatcacccaatTACATCTGACCCGAATAACGCAGTACATGTATCATATAGCTTTATACACAACAGAAATGCATGGAAATTTCTTATCTGGTATCGAAAGTGATAGCACTCGTGACTGACAATATTTTTCCCTTATACGTACATCTCAACTATTCGCTCACAAAGTGGAAAGATCGTACATCACAGCTACTAAGTAATTCTAACTAAAAGGTTCTTCCCCATACTGGAAGGAATTAGCACacacgtgcaaaaaaaaaaaaaaaaaaaagaaaaattaaacaAACAATGCCAATCACCGAGGAACTTGCTGATGAAAGCATTCTCCGCTTGTGTTCACTCAGGCAGTACTTGATCATTGTTCATACCGTGATTTCTCTACTCATGTCAGCGACTCTACTGATGGATGCCACATGGTCAAAAATCAACTGTATGGTACCGTAAAGCCTGAATGGACCCCTGTCTCCATGTCTTTCCCTATCTATCGCTTACCAGCACCCCGAGCTGGCTAAAAGTTTCCTTAGAGCGTGAGCCGGTCTCTAAGGAGGCAGACACGTGTTTGCAGTCATTATTGGCTCTTCGATAACATGACTGCCCAGTGTTTTCTTTCCATATAGTGTGTCATGAGTAACCCGCCTCTCAATTGTTCATTCGGTACAATGCGCCGCAGCGTGCACACACATTTACTAAGTTATCTTCAgttaaaaaatattttttttttagtttaacaaaaagtaccccTTAAATTGCTAGGAAGACGGAGCATCAAATGACGCCTTGATCACGCTTCTATCCTGACCACCTCGCACTGAATTTTTCGGTCAAGAAAGTGGATTTTGTCGAATTTTCACAACTttccaactttgccggtgtaCTGTAAGCCGCATAAACTGAAAGtctgactaaaaaaaaaattgtgaacttGCACAAACTGTGCAAATTTCATGCACGCCACAAGGATCTAGCCCATAGAGTGTGAGGGTGAAAATTGCTTACATACAGCAAAATGAACTCTCCCCTATCGAATAAGATGCTTTTTAACATGCTCTGTGCCTTACGTGGGCTGCAATGCCCTCTTAATGCGACATGGGTTTTCATGAGCAAATAAAACAAATTGCGCTCGGACTCTTGGCCTGTAGACATGCTAAAGCATTAACAAATTTCACTACagtatcttttaaaactcaggcGATATACGCGTGCAAGCACGACAAGACTgtaaacactcgaattcagggccggattttctcgatctGTTTTTGCACAAAAGCTATTCCATAGAAATTATTCAT from Ornithodoros turicata isolate Travis chromosome 4, ASM3712646v1, whole genome shotgun sequence encodes the following:
- the LOC135392023 gene encoding uncharacterized protein LOC135392023 isoform X1, whose translation is MGIHECFKHIRQCCEDYPCLAMLCPASQGTLGAVYTLFYSTVRAALSAVPLRNMRTKHASRNATCFIALCFILWLSIAAASPVAADLPEEVREEASNVHSESPFYTCRQSQDTFITPICSCDPSCNRYGVCCIDVAKDVPHVRYMCNPLPSGGRQFWVIVSCAERRIRQGMKERCQGQFRGDFPYGSFQYSIDIPSFHEPSRVLYRNRYCLDCNGGRRDEAYSWHSKLDWVGPSPGNMSADSQQQMMMYNAERNVYWMMHAGIMYNATVRSAAFEWKNFTKAFNTMECSPTVDECPKGSDPALARKCALYAAYYTPSGTKQVTYKNFHCALCNGVSRTTVEKDGERAKFIQSLISLQTIKPTSDDSLFELDPQTDHTKCGDGHIRLPGLNCCQAFGCRGGTEKGTNGCLHPNGTLSHTWLVFERDQVTILPNHTLYLNFNGKIVSSDDYEIDSWTGRILVRVQYKYIGAKFTSNALPTEPTQCSKTNDHPYTWMSYGANFVMLVVIILCAGFHVKRRCKPSQPLARDGAGTIQPPDGAKGAECRNQNGYSGARYTAGACSSNNTRGHVEFVSNDTHG
- the LOC135392023 gene encoding uncharacterized protein LOC135392023 isoform X2 — encoded protein: MDIRQCCEDYPCLAMLCPASQGTLGAVYTLFYSTVRAALSAVPLRNMRTKHASRNATCFIALCFILWLSIAAASPVAADLPEEVREEASNVHSESPFYTCRQSQDTFITPICSCDPSCNRYGVCCIDVAKDVPHVRYMCNPLPSGGRQFWVIVSCAERRIRQGMKERCQGQFRGDFPYGSFQYSIDIPSFHEPSRVLYRNRYCLDCNGGRRDEAYSWHSKLDWVGPSPGNMSADSQQQMMMYNAERNVYWMMHAGIMYNATVRSAAFEWKNFTKAFNTMECSPTVDECPKGSDPALARKCALYAAYYTPSGTKQVTYKNFHCALCNGVSRTTVEKDGERAKFIQSLISLQTIKPTSDDSLFELDPQTDHTKCGDGHIRLPGLNCCQAFGCRGGTEKGTNGCLHPNGTLSHTWLVFERDQVTILPNHTLYLNFNGKIVSSDDYEIDSWTGRILVRVQYKYIGAKFTSNALPTEPTQCSKTNDHPYTWMSYGANFVMLVVIILCAGFHVKRRCKPSQPLARDGAGTIQPPDGAKGAECRNQNGYSGARYTAGACSSNNTRGHVEFVSNDTHG
- the LOC135392023 gene encoding uncharacterized protein LOC135392023 isoform X3, giving the protein MLCPASQGTLGAVYTLFYSTVRAALSAVPLRNMRTKHASRNATCFIALCFILWLSIAAASPVAADLPEEVREEASNVHSESPFYTCRQSQDTFITPICSCDPSCNRYGVCCIDVAKDVPHVRYMCNPLPSGGRQFWVIVSCAERRIRQGMKERCQGQFRGDFPYGSFQYSIDIPSFHEPSRVLYRNRYCLDCNGGRRDEAYSWHSKLDWVGPSPGNMSADSQQQMMMYNAERNVYWMMHAGIMYNATVRSAAFEWKNFTKAFNTMECSPTVDECPKGSDPALARKCALYAAYYTPSGTKQVTYKNFHCALCNGVSRTTVEKDGERAKFIQSLISLQTIKPTSDDSLFELDPQTDHTKCGDGHIRLPGLNCCQAFGCRGGTEKGTNGCLHPNGTLSHTWLVFERDQVTILPNHTLYLNFNGKIVSSDDYEIDSWTGRILVRVQYKYIGAKFTSNALPTEPTQCSKTNDHPYTWMSYGANFVMLVVIILCAGFHVKRRCKPSQPLARDGAGTIQPPDGAKGAECRNQNGYSGARYTAGACSSNNTRGHVEFVSNDTHG